In a genomic window of Candidatus Binataceae bacterium:
- a CDS encoding ATP-binding protein, giving the protein MGPDKVENPLNWRDVVESLPDAVIVVSSDLDTLGVNTAAETMLGVSQPSRTTLQDILKQNDWLAKMVSSCIETSQELGDPDTALFIGPREVSVRADVSPLMSSDEKPRGVVILLHDLSHQKSAAEAAGRGDLNLRLSPAGLAHEVKNPLTGIKGAGELLASMFPADERAQQYCGLILDGVNRIASLVEQVLTVSSPQRLAQEPVNIHQVLHQALRLAGLLPASEGIKITQDFDPSLPEVMGDTAALERAFLNLLKNAAEAIGGVGRIRLHTRMETRFRMTAEGRRLQFLRVDIADSGPGMKSEAIAQLFTPFFTTKPAGTGLGLVLSQRIVALHGGRLWATPGGIKTDGGGPGITFRVTLPVMPQAGNA; this is encoded by the coding sequence GTGGGCCCTGATAAAGTCGAAAACCCCTTGAATTGGCGCGATGTTGTAGAAAGTTTGCCTGACGCCGTGATCGTCGTATCGAGCGATCTCGATACTCTCGGCGTCAACACTGCGGCCGAGACGATGCTCGGCGTATCCCAGCCTTCGCGCACAACCCTACAGGACATCCTCAAGCAGAACGACTGGCTCGCCAAGATGGTCTCGAGCTGTATCGAGACGAGCCAGGAGCTCGGCGATCCCGATACCGCCCTCTTCATCGGGCCGCGCGAAGTCTCCGTCCGCGCCGACGTTTCGCCGCTGATGAGCTCCGACGAGAAGCCCCGCGGGGTCGTCATTCTGCTGCACGACCTGTCTCATCAGAAAAGCGCTGCCGAGGCTGCGGGCCGTGGCGACCTCAATCTTCGCCTTTCTCCCGCCGGACTCGCACACGAGGTCAAGAACCCGCTGACGGGCATCAAGGGCGCTGGCGAGCTGCTCGCCTCGATGTTCCCCGCTGACGAGCGGGCTCAGCAGTACTGCGGGTTGATTCTCGACGGCGTCAATCGGATCGCATCGCTGGTCGAGCAGGTGCTGACGGTCAGCTCGCCACAACGCCTGGCGCAGGAGCCGGTCAACATCCACCAGGTTCTGCATCAGGCGCTCAGATTGGCCGGGCTCCTTCCGGCCAGCGAGGGAATCAAGATTACGCAGGACTTCGATCCCAGTTTGCCCGAGGTGATGGGCGATACGGCAGCACTGGAGCGGGCCTTCCTGAATCTGCTGAAGAATGCAGCCGAGGCTATCGGCGGCGTGGGCAGGATCCGGCTGCACACGAGGATGGAGACGCGCTTCCGCATGACGGCCGAAGGCCGGCGTCTTCAGTTCTTGCGCGTCGATATCGCCGACAGCGGGCCAGGAATGAAGTCCGAGGCGATCGCGCAGCTTTTCACGCCATTTTTTACAACCAAGCCGGCCGGCACGGGGCTGGGCCTGGTGCTCAGCCAGCGTATCGTCGCCCTTCATGGAGGCCGGCTGTGGGCGACGCCCGGGGGGATCAAGACTGACGGAGGCGGGCCGGGAATCACCTTCCGCGTCACGCTCCCAGTCATGCCGCAAGCGGGCAACGCCTAA
- a CDS encoding transglycosylase SLT domain-containing protein, with amino-acid sequence MGFSKELFAGIFVCLAASPLWQVNLASAAQGDGSQAQHVSIDSAPDPLSVQADRVNFAGVDGEHRLLPADALVIPQSNPFILSAPKVVPPFPIALNDYVRRYLADFMHAPDSLQDSFDRSRPYLVQMVKVLRSYGVPEDMVYLAFAESAFSGGQERGIWQLNADTARRFGLHVDYWVDERRDPVLATQAAAEYLATLHDAAGSDWRIAVVAWNNGDHAIDRYWSYRGSNFDRLMKRLPRRTRALFGRFMAVAYIAHHATSYGLTFVNFDAAPAFRQIRVKGGVALRVLAAEYGTTIERLRSMNPALLGNFVPPWAPAYNVRVPLDSQASNHAAY; translated from the coding sequence ATGGGTTTCAGCAAAGAACTCTTCGCCGGTATCTTCGTGTGCCTCGCGGCGTCGCCGCTCTGGCAGGTGAACCTGGCGAGCGCGGCGCAGGGAGACGGCTCCCAGGCGCAGCACGTCAGCATCGATTCGGCTCCCGATCCCCTTTCAGTTCAGGCAGATCGCGTAAACTTCGCCGGAGTGGACGGCGAGCATCGGCTGCTGCCGGCGGACGCCTTGGTCATTCCCCAATCCAATCCGTTCATTCTTTCTGCGCCGAAGGTTGTCCCTCCGTTCCCAATTGCACTCAACGATTATGTCCGCCGCTATCTCGCGGACTTCATGCACGCGCCCGACTCGCTCCAGGATTCGTTCGATCGCAGCCGCCCGTATCTGGTGCAGATGGTGAAGGTGCTGCGCAGCTATGGCGTTCCCGAGGACATGGTTTACCTGGCTTTCGCCGAGAGCGCTTTTTCGGGTGGGCAGGAGAGAGGCATCTGGCAACTCAACGCCGATACGGCCCGGCGCTTCGGACTTCATGTCGATTACTGGGTAGATGAGCGCCGCGACCCAGTGCTCGCGACTCAAGCGGCCGCCGAATACCTGGCTACCCTTCACGACGCGGCCGGATCCGATTGGCGAATCGCCGTCGTCGCGTGGAACAACGGTGACCATGCGATCGACCGCTACTGGTCTTACCGCGGCTCGAATTTCGATCGCCTGATGAAGCGGCTGCCGCGCCGCACTCGGGCCCTGTTCGGGCGTTTCATGGCAGTCGCTTATATCGCGCATCATGCCACCAGCTACGGACTGACATTCGTTAATTTCGACGCCGCACCTGCATTCCGCCAGATTCGCGTCAAAGGTGGCGTAGCGTTGCGAGTGCTGGCTGCCGAGTATGGGACGACGATCGAGCGTCTGCGCTCGATGAATCCAGCTCTCCTCGGCAATTTCGTTCCGCCCTGGGCGCCGGCCTACAACGTTAGAGTTCCCCTCGACAGCCAGGCGTCTAATCACGCCGCCTATTAG